ATTGAAAATTTAATGTAATCAGTTCTTTTTTTTTCAACTTCCCAATATATAATATGCTCTTTAGCCCCGGTTGCGCCAGTTTTCTCAAGATGAAATTCTTCCATGAATTCCACTTGACCCCCCGTAGTCTTATCAATCCATTGATTGCTTTTTAACCATGAATACATCACTACATAAAACTCTTTAAAATTAAATACGTCTTTAAATTTAATTTTAACTTTAGGGTATGCAAATGGTGTAGGTGGCTCTTTTTTAACTTCCGCCATATAAATATTATATAAATTGGAGCATTTATATATTTTTGTATTTAGAAGTTACCCCCATACGCGATAATAACCTCTTATCAAATAAATCAAAAACATTAAGCCAAGCTATATAAATAAATAATCGGAGATTTAATGGTTCAGTGGTTATATGCACTTTATTTGCCCTTATCGCTTCCAATACATCTTCCTTATTAAAATTTGAATTAATATATGAATAATTTTTCAAGCCTAACTGAAACCAGTTATGCGCATCAGTATTTGCTATCAAGGTTTTATTAAATTTTCTAGCAATAATTGCAGCTTGTTTATTTTTATTAAAATATGCTGTATAAAAATGGCAATGTTCAACAAAATCAAAGTTCTGAATATTTTTAATCAAATCTTTACCTAAACAGTTACTCCCTGGATAATATGGGTGCGGCGCACCTATTACCATGCCCTCATTTCTAAAATTTTCAAGAACGCCAAGTGATGGATATATTGACTTGTAAACTCTTCTAAACTCAGGTCCTGATTTCCAATATTTTAATTTCCTTTGGTCTGCATTTATAATAAGAACTTCTTTACCTCCGATTAAAGCTTCCATGCCGGGAAACAATATTACCCCTAATTTTTTCGCATAATCATCAAGTTCGTTATTAAAATAAATCGAATTATGATTCGTCACAGCAAGCACCTTAAAACCAAGTTTAGCTTTGTACTTAATCATCGCCTTAGCAGTATAAAGAATTCTGTGGCAGGGATCTTCAAAAGTATGGATATGTAAGTCTGCTTTTAACATTATAACAAAAAGAAAAATGATAATATTTAAAGTTTTAGTTTCTCAATAGTATACCGCTGTTGACAATTAAGGTTTACCCGGAACTATGTGATCCCCTAAACAAACTGCAAGATATTTCTCATTTTGACCTGAACCTTCAACCAAGATTATC
This DNA window, taken from Candidatus Woesearchaeota archaeon, encodes the following:
- a CDS encoding PHP domain-containing protein codes for the protein MLKADLHIHTFEDPCHRILYTAKAMIKYKAKLGFKVLAVTNHNSIYFNNELDDYAKKLGVILFPGMEALIGGKEVLIINADQRKLKYWKSGPEFRRVYKSIYPSLGVLENFRNEGMVIGAPHPYYPGSNCLGKDLIKNIQNFDFVEHCHFYTAYFNKNKQAAIIARKFNKTLIANTDAHNWFQLGLKNYSYINSNFNKEDVLEAIRANKVHITTEPLNLRLFIYIAWLNVFDLFDKRLLSRMGVTSKYKNI